A genome region from Triticum aestivum cultivar Chinese Spring chromosome 2B, IWGSC CS RefSeq v2.1, whole genome shotgun sequence includes the following:
- the LOC123040820 gene encoding uncharacterized protein, whose product MLRRRFVNLVAQNSDGVYSLRRIEAAKHLFYPSIKEAEESANDEKKKYKTLRRLPDPITSFDPSPVGVLFPGLEWFELLAPRSGEGRIVNSNKAGHTAMFDADKSLYLALPNLSQAKGTSPVSFSVTHPGSGQDSLYVLHRYPGQAVAQARFVPDRSEHPRSCFEVLEYKGLSNDGNVPNKGWDWRLLPPPPFVREPGYQPSMINSHTTIKDANGCTTICISSDKIGTHCFDTWCFDSTHHLRWKHLDVWKQVGEWELPFYGRAEHVPELGILLGFTAGRKPHHLCAVDLSTMDMDGQAPTWQHVWDNATLPGEKNWYPLFFRLINMGDNRFCVAKLFGDVEMGKQFAVLTGIEMERGQDGLRMVQHKRTRYVFNRIDVKWVL is encoded by the coding sequence ATGTTACGCCGGCGTTTTGTGAATCTGGTAGCGCAGAATTCCGACGGCGTTTATTCGCTGCGCCGCATCGAAGCGGCCAAGCATCTTTTCTACCCGTCAATAAAAGAAGCAGAAGAGTCAGCAAACGACgagaagaagaaatacaagaccTTGCGGCGGCTGCCTGACCCGATCACGAGCTTCGATCCGTCCCCCGTCGGTGTGTTGTTTCCTGGCCTGGAATGGTTCGAGCTCCTCGCACCCCGCAGCGGCGAGGGTCGGATCGTCAACTCCAACAAGGCTGGCCACACCGCCATGTTCGACGCCGACAAGTCTCTCTATCTCGCGCTGCCCAACCTCTCCCAGGCCAAAGGCACGAGCCCAGTGAGCTTCTCCGTCACCCACCCAGGCAGCGGGCAGGATAGCCTCTACGTCTTGCACAGGTATCCTGGTCAAGCTGTTGCCCAGGCTCGGTTTGTACCCGACCGAAGCGAGCACCCCCGCTCCTGCTTCGAGGTTCTTGAGTACAAGGGCCTGTCCAATGATGGCAACGTCCCTAACAAGGGCTGGGATTGgcggcttcttcctcctcctccatttgtCCGTGAACCTGGATACCAGCCCTCCATGATTAACTCCCACACAACAATCAAGGACGCCAATGGCTGTACCACTATCTGCATATCGTCCGACAAGATCGGCACCCACTGCTTTGACACGTGGTGCTTCGATTCTACCCACCATCTTAGGTGGAAGCACCTGGACGTGTGGAAGCAAGTTGGGGAGTGGGAACTGCCGTTCTATGGGAGAGCCGAGCATGTTCCCGAACTGGGCATATTGTTGGGCTTCACGGCCGGCAGAAAACCTCACCACCTATGCGCTGTGGACCTCTCCACCATGGACATGGATGGCCAAGCACCCACATGGCAGCACGTCTGGGACAATGCCACCCTGCCTGGCGAGAAGAATTGGTACCCTCTGTTTTTCAGGCTCATCAACATGGGTGACAACAGGTTTTGCGTGGCCAAGCTCTTTGGAGATGTTGAAATGGGCAAGCAGTTTGCTGTTCTTACCGGCATAGAGATGGAGCGTGGCCAAGACGGCCTCCGGATGGTCCAGCACAAGCGCACTCGTTACGTATTCAATCGCATCGATGTCAAGTGGGTGCTCTGA